One Paenibacillus sp. SYP-B4298 genomic window, ACCCCATCGCGCGCAGGACGCCGAATTGCACGACCCGACCTGACAGATTGAAGAACCAGTATAGGACATAGCCAGCCAGTGAGACGATAACGGACACCAGGAAGCCAAGACTCAGGATGCCGAACACCCCGCCGCGTGTCGGATGCTTCGCCTGGGTAGCCAGCTCGATGCGAACATCTTCGACAGATGCCAGTTCAACTCCTTTATCCAGCAAAATCTTAACGATCGGCGTTGTCTTCGCGCCGTCCTCCATCTTGAGCCATACCTTGTATGGCGTCATCGGCACCTGATCATAGATATAATCCAGATTCGCAATGATGAATGGCGTCTTATCCGGGTACTGACTCGGCCAGTACGGCAAAATACCGACAACCACGAATTCGATCACGCCATCCGACATTCCTGCCGATACAACATCCCCTTCCTTGAGCTGGAACTTCTTGGCGACACTAGAAGGGATAATTGCTGCATGCTCATACATTCCAAGCAGGTTCAAATATCGGTACGGATGCGCGGGGAACAGGTCATTGCGGAACCAGCCGACCTTGGCGAAGTCGACATTATCGATCCCCATTACATTACCCTGCCCGATCGAGCGGCCCGACACGACAATATTGGCTTTGGCATTGAGCACTCTCGCTGCCGCCTCTACCCCCGGCAATGTGCGATACACCTCAAATGGCGGTTCAGTATATAGCATCTTGGCTGGCGCTGGCTTATTGTTGCCTCCGCCGCCATTACCGCCCCCACCGCCTCCGCTATTTCCACCGCCGCCTCCAGAGCCTCCGCCAGGACTATTGGGATTGTTGCTTGGCGCCTTCTTCGGAATCTCCGGTGTTGCAGGCCATACCGATTCAATGACAACATCGGTTCCATATTGATATTGCACGCGCTCCGTTGAGTTTAAATCGATCGTCCGCGCTGCTGATGCATTGTACACCCCTAAGCCCAGCGTCAGAATGAGCAGGATCATAAGCGGATAGTAAGCTTTGGACGAACGAGATAACTGAGCCAGCGTCAGATAGAGCGGCACCGGCAGAAACTTCTTCCCAAGCCAGTTGAACAGCTTGAGCAGCCATGGAAATACCCTCAGGAAGAACAGTCCCATCGCAAAGATCGCCAAGGCCGGCACAAAGAACAGAAATGGCTGAACATTCAGTTGATCCGTGGTCATCCCCGTCTGGAATGAAATCATCTGCCGCTCATTGAACAGATACCAGCCATAGCCGGCAACTCCCATCAGCAGCACATCCAGGAACCAGCGCTGCCATCCAGGAGCACGGTCGGAGCGCGCAAGCTGCTGCTTGTAGTTGACGATGGAGGAACGGGCATAGATGATAGCTGGAATAACCGTTGCCAGAATCGCCAGCAGCACTGCGGAGCCACCTGCTATCCAGGCCTCCGTAGAGAACCCTACAGGAATCGACTTGCGATCCACAAACGTCAGAAATCCGTTCGCTGAGCCGATGCTCTTCGCCATAAACCAGCCGAGCATAGGCCCCGCAGCCATCGCGACCGCTCCCAGCATCAGCCCCTCCAGCAGATAGATCCATATAATCTGCCGTGTACCCGCGCCGCGGCTTCGCAGTACAGCGATGTCGCTACGCTGCTTGTCGAGCGATTGGCGGGCATTCATGGCGATGAAGTAGAAGACCATCGCCAGCATCGGTATAGCTAGCGTGAACAGCATCGTCTGCAGTTGCAGGCTTTGCCGCTTGAAATCGGACAAGATGGTCGCGAAGGAAATTTCGACCTTCGTGTTTTTGAGCATCTGGTACAGCTCAATATTGAGACGCTCCAATGTGCTCGTCAGTGGAGACAGTTGGCTGGTCTGAATCTCGCGCAGATCAAATGCATAATACCAGCTAGCCGTGTGAAGCGGCGCTTTGTATTTGGTCAACACGCCTTCGCGGAATGCCTTCTCGCCGAGCTGCAGGACATTCATCTGCCCTTCCAGCCCTTGGTACCAATACGGATCAGTATCATCCTTAGGTGCGAAGGCGCCCACAATTTTGACGCGCAGCTTCTGCCCGCTAACGGGGTACAAAATCACATCCCCGACATGGAGGTCGTTACGATACATCCCTTCCTCTAAGATGACCGCCTCCAGAATGCCGCCTGCGTCGACTGCATCCTTGCTCACCCAGCGCCCCTGTGCGAGATCAGCCTTATCCTCCAGCCCATTGCTCGTAACAAGCGACATCTGACGCTTGCGGCTTGCATCTACCTTGCTCGGGTCCTCAGGCGTCACATCGCTGCCGCGAACGGCCAGCATTCCAACGTAGGTCTGATAAGGAAAATTGATCTGCTTTGGAATCTGTTCTTTTATGTACGTCTGAACGGTGTCCAGCGAAGCCAGATCAGTGGCCTCTCCTCCAGACGCCTGATACCTCATCAGTAACGAGCCGGCCGGAAGCCCTGTACTATTCTCCTTTAGCGAGGTAGCCACAACACGCTTCAGGGCGCCATCGGCATACATCGGAATGCTCGTGGCGAAGGCGACCGCAAGTATTAGACCCGCCAACGTGCTGATCGTCAGCCAGCGTGTGTTCCACATCTTGCGGAACAAAAATCGAAATAGCGGCACTCCCATAGTTTATTTACCTACAACTTTCTGCCCCGGCTTCAACCCTTCCAGAATTTCAATCTCTGTGGGTGTTTGCTGCCCAACGGCGACATCGACCTCTCGTTTGCCGTCCTTATCGACCACCTGCACATACGTCCGCGACCCGATCGTTCGCAACGCGGAAGGCGGGATGACGATCGCATTTTCCTTGCGGTTCGTAATAATACTGATCGATAATGGCGTACCGCGGTTCAATCCCTCCGGCATTTTATCCAGCTCGACGATCAAGAAGTTCTCAGGCTTCTCCGAATTGTTGTTCGGATTGCCCGAGTTATTGTTGCCTTCCTCCTGCTTCATCGGGAATTGCTTGACTTTCCCCTGATGCTTGCCGGCATTGTTGATGTCCACCTCGACCGGCATGCCAATGGCCACTTGCGTCAGCTTATCCTTCGACACATTAGCAGCAACGACCAGGTTCGACGTGTCCGCAATGACCGCTATCGGATCATAGGATTTGATCGTGTCGCCCTTTTTTACATTGACCGAGATAACCGTTCCCGCAAACGGCGCAGTCAGCACCGCCTTGGCAATGTCGGCCTCCTTGTCCAGGATCGTCTGCCGTGCCTGTTCAAATACGATGCTCGCTTCCTCGAACTCGATCTCGGTGATCTCGTCACGCTTGCGCAGCGTCTCCTTCATCTGAATCTCTTGTGAACGGAACTTCAGCTTATCTGAGCGCAGCTCCTTCACCATCGACTCGACGTCCAGCTCAGCAATGACTTGACCGGCCTTGACATTGTCTCCAGGCTTGACACTGATGCTCTTGAGCTTCTTGCCGTCGAGCGTGAAGGACAGTGTCTCCTCCTGCACGGACAGCAGCTTGCCGCTGCCTGTTACGGATGATACCAGGTTTTTGGTCGTCACTGTATATTCCGGCTTCTTGGAGATCTGCGGCGGGTTAATAACCGGCAGCACCTCCTCCTCTTCCTCAGCAGGCAACAGGGAGCAGCCGCTGGTTACTGCAAGCGACGCGCCAAGCAGCACGATCAGCGCCCGCTTCATCCATCTGGAACGCGCGGATGGCTTAATGTTCATATCAGGTTCATTATTATAGTTAGACGAATCTTCCGTCCACCATCTCATAGACATGGTCAGCAACCTCCAAAATCGTAGGATCATGCGTTGTCATACAAATCGAAACGCCTTCGGTCTCAATAATATTGCGAAATACGCTCATCACTTGCGCCGACATATTGGAATCCAGCTCCGCCGTCGGCTCGTCAGCCAATATCAGTCGCGGTCTATGGGCAATCGCCTTGGCAATCGCCACACGCTGCTGCTCGCCCCCGGACAGCTCGAACGGACGATGGTGCATCCGCTTGGCCAAGCCGACCAGCTCCATCACCTCGGTTACCCGCGGCTTCCATTGCGCCTTCGGCACCTTGGCCATTCGCAGCGACAGCTCGACATTCTCATAAGCGGACAGCAGCGGCATCAGCGCGAACGCCTGGAAGATAAAGCCCATATCCTGCCTACGCACCACCGTCCGCTTGTTGTCGCTCAGCTTATGAAAGGGCATACCGTTAAACCAGATTTCCCCTTTTGTCGGCTGATCCAGACCACCCAGCATATTCAGCAGCGTCGTCTTTCCTGAGCCTGACCGGCCGCGAAGCATAACCAACTGCTGGTGCTGCACCTGCATATGTATCTCCTTCAAAACATGTAACGGCTTCCCGCCCACCTGAAACGTGCGAACGACTTCCTTAACCTCCATCAGCGGCCCCTCCGGCACAGGCCGTGGCGCCACGAAAGCCTTGCTGCCCTCCTCAGGCTGCTGCTTCAGGCTGGCTTGCTTCTTGAGAGTTGGGGTTTTCTTCTGATTGAGCGATTCGGGAGACGTATCCTGCCCTGGCTCAGCAGTTGCAGCGACTTCGGAAGCCAAGTCTGCTTCGCCCTCACGGATCGCACCCTGTCCCTCCTTGTCGGCAACAGCCGTTGCGACGCCTTGCTTGCCTTTTCTCCACCATTTCATTGTGAACTCATTGACCTCCCTTCCTATTCCAAGCGCAGGCGGGTATCTCTATACCGCCGGCCTCTACTTCTGCCATCTTAGACTTGCTGGTGCTCTGATGATTCGGATCGACAACTGCCAAGCATTAGAATCATTA contains:
- a CDS encoding ABC transporter permease gives rise to the protein MGVPLFRFLFRKMWNTRWLTISTLAGLILAVAFATSIPMYADGALKRVVATSLKENSTGLPAGSLLMRYQASGGEATDLASLDTVQTYIKEQIPKQINFPYQTYVGMLAVRGSDVTPEDPSKVDASRKRQMSLVTSNGLEDKADLAQGRWVSKDAVDAGGILEAVILEEGMYRNDLHVGDVILYPVSGQKLRVKIVGAFAPKDDTDPYWYQGLEGQMNVLQLGEKAFREGVLTKYKAPLHTASWYYAFDLREIQTSQLSPLTSTLERLNIELYQMLKNTKVEISFATILSDFKRQSLQLQTMLFTLAIPMLAMVFYFIAMNARQSLDKQRSDIAVLRSRGAGTRQIIWIYLLEGLMLGAVAMAAGPMLGWFMAKSIGSANGFLTFVDRKSIPVGFSTEAWIAGGSAVLLAILATVIPAIIYARSSIVNYKQQLARSDRAPGWQRWFLDVLLMGVAGYGWYLFNERQMISFQTGMTTDQLNVQPFLFFVPALAIFAMGLFFLRVFPWLLKLFNWLGKKFLPVPLYLTLAQLSRSSKAYYPLMILLILTLGLGVYNASAARTIDLNSTERVQYQYGTDVVIESVWPATPEIPKKAPSNNPNSPGGGSGGGGGNSGGGGGGNGGGGNNKPAPAKMLYTEPPFEVYRTLPGVEAAARVLNAKANIVVSGRSIGQGNVMGIDNVDFAKVGWFRNDLFPAHPYRYLNLLGMYEHAAIIPSSVAKKFQLKEGDVVSAGMSDGVIEFVVVGILPYWPSQYPDKTPFIIANLDYIYDQVPMTPYKVWLKMEDGAKTTPIVKILLDKGVELASVEDVRIELATQAKHPTRGGVFGILSLGFLVSVIVSLAGYVLYWFFNLSGRVVQFGVLRAMGLSKRQLTGMLLLEQVFTAGLSIGLGILIGRIASVLFLPFLQTADNVATSVPPFRIVFDMRDTMQIYYIVAFMMLTGATMLFLHIRRLRVHQAVKMGEER
- a CDS encoding ABC transporter ATP-binding protein, which produces MKWWRKGKQGVATAVADKEGQGAIREGEADLASEVAATAEPGQDTSPESLNQKKTPTLKKQASLKQQPEEGSKAFVAPRPVPEGPLMEVKEVVRTFQVGGKPLHVLKEIHMQVQHQQLVMLRGRSGSGKTTLLNMLGGLDQPTKGEIWFNGMPFHKLSDNKRTVVRRQDMGFIFQAFALMPLLSAYENVELSLRMAKVPKAQWKPRVTEVMELVGLAKRMHHRPFELSGGEQQRVAIAKAIAHRPRLILADEPTAELDSNMSAQVMSVFRNIIETEGVSICMTTHDPTILEVADHVYEMVDGRFV
- a CDS encoding efflux RND transporter periplasmic adaptor subunit; translated protein: MSMRWWTEDSSNYNNEPDMNIKPSARSRWMKRALIVLLGASLAVTSGCSLLPAEEEEEVLPVINPPQISKKPEYTVTTKNLVSSVTGSGKLLSVQEETLSFTLDGKKLKSISVKPGDNVKAGQVIAELDVESMVKELRSDKLKFRSQEIQMKETLRKRDEITEIEFEEASIVFEQARQTILDKEADIAKAVLTAPFAGTVISVNVKKGDTIKSYDPIAVIADTSNLVVAANVSKDKLTQVAIGMPVEVDINNAGKHQGKVKQFPMKQEEGNNNSGNPNNNSEKPENFLIVELDKMPEGLNRGTPLSISIITNRKENAIVIPPSALRTIGSRTYVQVVDKDGKREVDVAVGQQTPTEIEILEGLKPGQKVVGK